ACCTCCCCCGTGCTGCCGTCGATGGTGATCACGTCGCCTTCCCGGACCACCACGTCGCCGCTGGTGAACAGCCGGGCGTGCTCGTCGATGCGCACGCCCTCGGCGCCCACCACCGCCGGCTTGCCCATGCCCCGGGCCACGATGGCGGCGTGGCTGGTCATGCCGCCCCGGCTGGTCAGCACGCCCCGGGCGGCCACCAGCCCGTGGATGTCGTCGGGGCTGGTTTCGGGGCGCACCAGGATCACCGGCCGCTGGGCCGCCACCCGCACCGCCTCGTCGGCGTCGAAGACCACGGCGCCCGACGCCGCCCCGGGGCTGGCCGCCAGCCCGCGCCCGATCACCCGGCGGGGCGCCTGGGGGTCCAGGCGCGGGTGCAGCAGCTGCTCCAGGGACGCGGGCTCCACCCGCAGCAGCGCCTCCTCCCGGGAGATCAGGCCCTCGTGGACCATGTCCACGGCGATCTTCACCGCCGCCTGGGCGGTGCGCTTGCCGCTGCGGGTCTGCAGCAGGTACAGCCGGCCGTTTTCGATGGTGAACTCCACGTCCTGCACGTCCCGGTAGTGCCGCTCCAGCAGCTCGCACACCTGGAGGAACTGCCGGTGGACGTCGGGCATCTCGCGGGCCAGGTTCTCGATGGGCTGGGGGGTGCGCAGGCCCGCCACCACGTCCTCGCCCTGGGCGTTGAGCAGGTACTCGCCGTAGACCTTCTTCTCGCCGGTGGCGGGGTTGCGGGTGAAGGCCACGCCGGTGCCCGAGGTGGGCCCCAGGTTGCCGAACACCATCACCTGGACGTTCACCGCGGTGCCCAGGTCGTGGGGGATGCGGTGCACGGTCCGGTAGGTCACCGCCCGGGGGTTGTTCCACGACTCGAAGACCGCCCGGATGGCCATTTCCAGCTGCTCCCAGGGGTCGTCGGGGAAGTCCCGCCCGGTCTGCTCGCGCACGATGCGCCGGTAGTCCTCCAGCAGGGCGGCCAGGTCGTCGGCGGTCAGGTCCACGTCCTGGGTCACGCCCCGGGCCTGCTTGCGGGCCTGGAGGGCCTGCTCGAACAGCTCGTGCTTGATGCCCAGGACCACGTTGCCGAACATCTGCATGAAGCGCCGGTAGGAGTCGTAGGCGAACCGCGGGTTGCCCGTGGCCCGGGCCAGCCCCTCGCAGGTCCGGGGGTTGAGGCCCAGGTTGAGGACGGTGTCCATCATCCCGGGCATGCTGAACTTGGCGCCCGAGCGCACCGAGACCAGCAGCGGCGCCGACGGATCGCCGAACCGCCTGCCCGTGCGCTCCTCCAGGACGCGCATCTTCTGGCGCACCTCGTCCATCAGCCCGGGCGGGAACTGGCGGTCGCGCCGGTAGTACTCCAGGCAGGCCTCGGTGGTGATGGTGAAGCCGGGCGGCACGGGCAGCCCGATGCGGCTCATCTCGGCCAGGCCGGCCCCCTTGCCGCCCAGCAGGTCCCGCATGGTGGCGTCCCCTTCCTCGAACAGGAGGGTCCACCGGCCGCTGAACTTCCGCCGGCGCACCGGCGGCCGGACCGCCGCGCGGGTCCGGGCGGCGGTGCGGGCCGCGCTGGATCCAGAACGACGACGACGTACCTCCGCCATGGTTCACCTCTCCGTGGAGAGTCTCGCTGCGTGTCTCCGGGTGTCGCGCCGCGATGCGGCCTCCGCCGCCCGGGATGGCGGGCCCGCCGCGACGGCGGCCGGAGCCTCCGGAACCGCACTGATCCGGGAGAAGTCCCCCACCGTCCGGAACAGGTCCACCACCGCCCGCAGCAGCGCGAGCCGGTTGGCGCGCACCCGGGCATCCGGAGCCATCACCAGCACCTCGTCGAAGACGCGGTCCACCAGCGCCGGCACGCCGGCCAGCGCCTCCACCGCCTGCAGGTAGTCGCCGGATTCGGCGGCCTGCCGCAGCCGGGGGCGGAGCTGCTCCACCTCCCGGTAGAGATCGGCTTCCGCCGCGCTCTCAAACAGGGCGGGATCCACCTGCGGGGCCGCCTCCGGAGTGAGGATGCGGGCGGCCCGCTCGGCGGCCGTCAGCAGTCGTCCCCACTCGGGCCGGCCGGAGGCCTCCTGCAGCGCCCGCGCCCGCTCGGCGGCGGCCAGCAGGTCGGCGCCGCTGACCGCCACGGCCGCGTCCACCAGGTCCGGCCGCAGCCCGCGCTCCACCAGCGAGGCGCGCAGGCGCTGGCGGAGGATCTCCAGGGCCTGCTCGGCGGCCTCGGGGACGCCGAAGGGCTCCGCGGCCGCCCGGCACAGGTCGTCGAGGGGAATGCGCTCTCCCAGCATGAGGACGATCTCCACCACGCCCTGGGCCACCCGGCGCAGGCCGTAGGGGTCGGCCGAGCCGGTGGGAGCCAGCCCCGCGGCCAGCCCGCCCACCAGCGTGTCCACCCGGTCGGCCAGGCCCAGCAGTGCTCCCAGGCGCGTGCGCGGCGGGCTGTCGGAGGCTCCGGCGGGCCGGTAGTGCTCCCCGATGGCCCGGGCCACCTCCGCCGGCTCGCCGTCCAGTTCCGCGTAGATCTGTCCCACCACGCCCTGCAGCTCGGGAAACTCCCCCACCATCTTGGTGACCAGGTCGGCCTTGCACAGGGTGGCCGCCCGCAGCAGGGCCTCGGTGGTGTGGCCGTCCAGCAGCATCCGCGCCGCCAGGTGGCGGGCCAGGGCGGTGATCCGGCGGGTCTTGTCGGCCATCGTCCCCAGGCGCTCGTGCACCACCACCCCCTCCAGCCGGCGGGCGTGCTCCTCCAGCCGGTGGCGGCGGTCGTCCTCGAAGAAGAAGCGGGCGTCGGCCAGGCGGGCGTGCAGGACCCACTCGTGGCCCCGGCGCACGGTGTCCAGGTGGACCCGGTCGCCGTCCCGCACCGCGATGAAGTACGGCAGCAGCCGCCCGCCCTCGGCCTCCACGGCGAAGTACTTCTGGTGGTGCTGCATCACCGTCACCAGCACCGGCCGCGGCAGGTCCAGGAACTGCTCGCTGTACGATCCCCGGAAGACCTGGGGGTGCTCCACGCTCATCACGACCTCGTCCAGCAGCGACGGATCCAGCACCGGCGCCCCGCCCACCGCCCGGGCCAGGGCCGCAGCCTGCGCGGTGATGACCCGGCGCCGGCGGGCCGGGTCGACCATCACGCCCGCCGCCCGCAGGACCCGCACGTAGTCGGCCGGCGACGGAATCCGGCGGCGCCGCCCGCCGTCCAGGACCCGGTGGCCGACCGTCAGCGCCCCGGACTGTACCCCGGCCACCTGCAGCGGCAGGACCTGCCGCCCCCACAGGGCCACCACCCACCGGATGGGGCGGGCAAAGCGCGCCTCCCCGTCTCCCCACCGCATGGTCTTGGAGAAGGACAGGCCCCGGACCACCTCCTCCAGGGCCGCGGGCAGGACCTCGGCGGCCGGCCGCCCGGGCTCGGCGAGGACCGCCACCGCGTACCGGCGGCCGTCGGACTCCCGCACCTGCAGCTGCTCCACCGGGACGCCCTGGCTGCGGGCGAATCCCCGGGCCGCCTCGGTGGGCTGGCCGCGGCTGTCGAAGGCCACGTGGGCCGCCGGCCCCCGCACCTCCCGCACGGCGGGCGCCTGGCGGGGCGCCACCTGGCGGACCACGGCCGCCAGCCGGCGCGGGGTCCCGTAGGTCCGCACGGGTCCCGCCTTCAGGCGCAGCGACCGCAGCGCCTGCGCGATGCCGGAGGCCAGCTGCTCCAGAGCCGGCGCGATCTCCCGCGGAGGGAGCTCCTCGGTCCCGATTTCCAGCAGCAGGTCGGGCATCAGCGGGTGCGGGCGGCCACAGGCGCCTCCC
This region of Armatimonadota bacterium genomic DNA includes:
- the ppdK gene encoding pyruvate, phosphate dikinase; this encodes MAEVRRRRSGSSAARTAARTRAAVRPPVRRRKFSGRWTLLFEEGDATMRDLLGGKGAGLAEMSRIGLPVPPGFTITTEACLEYYRRDRQFPPGLMDEVRQKMRVLEERTGRRFGDPSAPLLVSVRSGAKFSMPGMMDTVLNLGLNPRTCEGLARATGNPRFAYDSYRRFMQMFGNVVLGIKHELFEQALQARKQARGVTQDVDLTADDLAALLEDYRRIVREQTGRDFPDDPWEQLEMAIRAVFESWNNPRAVTYRTVHRIPHDLGTAVNVQVMVFGNLGPTSGTGVAFTRNPATGEKKVYGEYLLNAQGEDVVAGLRTPQPIENLAREMPDVHRQFLQVCELLERHYRDVQDVEFTIENGRLYLLQTRSGKRTAQAAVKIAVDMVHEGLISREEALLRVEPASLEQLLHPRLDPQAPRRVIGRGLAASPGAASGAVVFDADEAVRVAAQRPVILVRPETSPDDIHGLVAARGVLTSRGGMTSHAAIVARGMGKPAVVGAEGVRIDEHARLFTSGDVVVREGDVITIDGSTGEVILGEVPVIEPQLTGEIQELLSWADQVRRLGVRANADYPRDARTAVEFGAEGIGLCRTEHMFMEEDRLPIMQRMIMAATEEERRAALDQLLVFQKEDFKGIFREMRNRPVIIRLLDPPLHEFLPRLEDLLVEVTELRLRGDGERLKEKEALLHRVRALHEFNPMLGLRGCRLGILYPEINEMQVRAILQAAIELRREEGVEVIPEIMIPLVGHPNELRVVRQQLEAIARQMVEESGVPVRYMFGTMIEIPRACLVADQIAELAEFFSFGTNDLTQTVFGFSRDDAQAKFLHVYLQKGILSEDPFAVLDQEGVGRLMEMATQLGRRRRPDLEVGICGEHGGEPSSVEFCHRIGLDYVSCSPYRVPVARLAAAHAALREKVAVSRDV
- the glyS gene encoding glycine--tRNA ligase subunit beta, producing MPDLLLEIGTEELPPREIAPALEQLASGIAQALRSLRLKAGPVRTYGTPRRLAAVVRQVAPRQAPAVREVRGPAAHVAFDSRGQPTEAARGFARSQGVPVEQLQVRESDGRRYAVAVLAEPGRPAAEVLPAALEEVVRGLSFSKTMRWGDGEARFARPIRWVVALWGRQVLPLQVAGVQSGALTVGHRVLDGGRRRRIPSPADYVRVLRAAGVMVDPARRRRVITAQAAALARAVGGAPVLDPSLLDEVVMSVEHPQVFRGSYSEQFLDLPRPVLVTVMQHHQKYFAVEAEGGRLLPYFIAVRDGDRVHLDTVRRGHEWVLHARLADARFFFEDDRRHRLEEHARRLEGVVVHERLGTMADKTRRITALARHLAARMLLDGHTTEALLRAATLCKADLVTKMVGEFPELQGVVGQIYAELDGEPAEVARAIGEHYRPAGASDSPPRTRLGALLGLADRVDTLVGGLAAGLAPTGSADPYGLRRVAQGVVEIVLMLGERIPLDDLCRAAAEPFGVPEAAEQALEILRQRLRASLVERGLRPDLVDAAVAVSGADLLAAAERARALQEASGRPEWGRLLTAAERAARILTPEAAPQVDPALFESAAEADLYREVEQLRPRLRQAAESGDYLQAVEALAGVPALVDRVFDEVLVMAPDARVRANRLALLRAVVDLFRTVGDFSRISAVPEAPAAVAAGPPSRAAEAASRRDTRRHAARLSTER